The genomic stretch AAGTTGGGAAGAAATCATCCCAATCACATTGCGCTTCGCCATAATACCAAGTCGGGATACCCAAAATAAGGAAATCATATTTTTGAATATCTTCTTTGCTTGATTTTGCGATATCAAAAATATCAACAACATCTTTTCCTAAATTTTTTTGAATCATTTTTGCGATATTTTCAGTATTACCTGTATCGCTTCCATAAAATAAACCAATAATTGCCATTATTTGTTTCCTTGAAGTGCAAAATAGTTTTGTAAAATTTTTTCAATCATTTCCGAACGACTAACTGCCTGTTCAGACGCTAAATTTTCGAGTTGTTTGACTAAATCTTTATGCAACTTTAACTCTACGCGACGTAATCCGCTTGATTTATCCCGTTTTAGTTGATTGCGTTTATTGATTCTAAGTTGTTGTTCACGACTCAGTGGATTTGTCCGAGGGCGTCCGATTTTAGAGGTAGTAGCGAACAGATCTAGAGTTATGCAATCTGCATCTTGTTTCGCCATTGTCAAATCACTGATTTTACGTAGTTTCATTCAAAGTTAGCATTCTAATTGAGAATGATAAGCTACAAGTTCAAAAGTGGAGGCAGTATAACACGCCTCCCCCACGAATAAAACCTTATTTATTTACTCAAGTTTAACTTTTATTCACCGTTAAAAACTGCGTAATTGCTCGAATAACGGATTGTGTTTTTTCTGCATGTACCCAATGCCCGCTTCCTTGTACCACAAAGGCTTTCGCTTTTGGGAATTGTCGTAAAATCGCAACTTGGTATTGCGGTAAGATATAATCCGAATCGTTACCTTTAATAAATAAAGTAGGTTTAGTAAATAGAACCTCTTGCCAATCCATAATCGCCAAGTAATTA from Actinobacillus delphinicola encodes the following:
- the ybfE gene encoding LexA regulated protein, translating into MAKQDADCITLDLFATTSKIGRPRTNPLSREQQLRINKRNQLKRDKSSGLRRVELKLHKDLVKQLENLASEQAVSRSEMIEKILQNYFALQGNK